A window of Thermococcus aggregans contains these coding sequences:
- a CDS encoding hydrophobe/amphiphile efflux-3 (HAE3) family transporter yields the protein MLKRLARIIVEYRGAFSLVALFLLVLSVYGIQMLEFESDLTKQLPQDLPAVKDYLTLQNEFQSGDSVLIIVKVTSIEEGGVYDIRDPEVIRAIYELEERLREHEYVTDTMSIADIFVQILGRLPENEEEVRFVLNTLPPEALQGLMSSDYRTTLVIATLTSSSGSQAVQRIYEDIKRDISEVSFPKNVEVIQTGSIGIAYRILAMIKSDLNRTMTIAFILVAFLLIYFYKSVFRAMLPLIPLVFGVTMTLGFMGLLGIPMDMVTTVVGAMIVGMGIDYGVHITNRYFEERKRGRPIEEAAEEAVAETGKALLGAALTTIAGFSALALSILPALRRLSFVLIMGLSLAAINAVVITPSLIMLYEDILKKIKGKHEIPEIRAHSGFIAKSFNTLGRLIKRHPKTTLFVVSLVTLVFLYGLTQVTTEVRLEKMIPEGIPEIEAMKDVRYEFGGQDEVDLVVRADDVRDPNVVRAIYRFEQEILADSYYNNVFEANSIADVVVRKYGYIPQDKEKINEAIKEGGAPVNDDYSMTLIQLKGNFGGVRPDEFRAIMRYFEEQAKNADFPPGVEVKPAGESYLNYVLGNLIDQELNKISTYGSILVVLVVIVLFRRPLVSIAMILPMFLGALWTVGYMGLAGIPFNQTLAGVISMIVGLGVDYGMHLTHRFLEELEEGNPYPIISALEGVGPGILVGALTTAGGFLALLSGELSAIHDFGKTLAIGIFASMFAAFTVTPALLQLFYGKKIRGEEK from the coding sequence ATGCTCAAAAGGCTTGCGAGAATAATAGTAGAATACAGAGGAGCATTTTCCCTGGTAGCCTTGTTCTTGTTAGTTCTCTCTGTTTATGGAATACAGATGCTGGAATTTGAAAGCGATCTTACTAAACAGCTTCCTCAAGACTTGCCCGCCGTTAAGGACTACTTAACACTCCAAAACGAATTTCAAAGCGGCGATTCTGTCCTCATAATAGTTAAAGTGACATCTATTGAGGAGGGGGGAGTTTACGACATCCGAGACCCCGAAGTAATAAGGGCAATATATGAGCTTGAGGAACGTTTGAGGGAACATGAGTATGTAACGGACACAATGAGCATTGCTGATATTTTTGTTCAAATCCTCGGCAGATTGCCTGAGAACGAAGAGGAAGTTAGGTTCGTTTTAAATACTCTCCCCCCAGAGGCATTGCAAGGGTTAATGAGCTCCGACTACAGGACAACTCTTGTAATAGCCACTTTAACATCTTCATCTGGTTCTCAAGCTGTGCAGAGGATTTATGAGGACATTAAGAGAGATATAAGCGAAGTAAGCTTTCCAAAAAACGTGGAGGTTATTCAGACCGGGAGTATTGGAATCGCGTATAGAATCCTGGCGATGATCAAAAGCGATTTAAATAGAACAATGACAATTGCGTTTATATTAGTGGCTTTCTTGTTAATCTACTTTTACAAATCGGTTTTTAGGGCAATGCTCCCTCTGATACCTCTGGTATTTGGTGTAACAATGACCCTTGGTTTCATGGGGCTTCTCGGGATCCCGATGGATATGGTAACGACAGTGGTTGGGGCTATGATAGTTGGTATGGGAATTGATTATGGCGTTCATATAACTAACCGGTATTTTGAAGAAAGAAAGAGAGGGAGACCAATTGAAGAAGCAGCGGAAGAGGCTGTAGCGGAGACTGGAAAGGCATTACTAGGAGCCGCTCTAACAACTATAGCCGGATTTTCTGCGTTGGCTCTTTCCATTTTACCTGCTCTTAGGAGGTTGAGCTTTGTCTTAATAATGGGTCTCAGCTTGGCGGCGATAAATGCTGTTGTGATAACCCCTTCCCTTATAATGCTCTATGAGGATATTCTAAAGAAAATTAAAGGAAAACACGAAATACCTGAGATAAGGGCACACTCCGGTTTCATTGCTAAATCCTTTAACACCCTTGGAAGGCTCATCAAGAGGCATCCAAAAACAACACTGTTTGTTGTGTCATTAGTGACCCTTGTGTTTCTTTATGGATTGACTCAGGTAACAACCGAAGTTAGGCTTGAGAAAATGATTCCCGAAGGCATACCCGAAATTGAGGCAATGAAGGACGTTAGATATGAGTTTGGAGGTCAAGATGAAGTGGACTTAGTTGTGAGAGCGGATGACGTAAGAGATCCGAATGTGGTTAGAGCTATTTATCGCTTTGAGCAGGAGATACTCGCCGATTCCTATTACAACAACGTCTTTGAGGCCAACAGCATAGCGGATGTGGTTGTCAGGAAATATGGTTACATCCCCCAAGACAAGGAAAAAATAAACGAAGCCATAAAAGAAGGGGGAGCTCCTGTAAACGATGACTACTCAATGACTCTAATCCAGTTAAAGGGGAACTTTGGTGGGGTTAGGCCAGATGAGTTTAGAGCTATCATGCGCTACTTTGAAGAGCAGGCAAAGAACGCGGATTTTCCACCTGGAGTTGAAGTAAAACCCGCCGGAGAGTCCTACCTAAACTATGTCTTAGGTAACCTCATAGACCAGGAGTTAAACAAGATATCAACCTATGGTAGCATTCTTGTCGTGCTGGTCGTCATAGTGCTCTTTAGACGGCCATTAGTTTCGATTGCAATGATACTACCAATGTTCCTTGGAGCCCTTTGGACCGTTGGCTATATGGGGCTTGCTGGAATACCCTTTAACCAAACCCTAGCCGGTGTTATCTCAATGATAGTCGGTCTTGGAGTGGACTATGGAATGCACCTCACCCACAGGTTTTTGGAGGAGCTTGAAGAGGGCAATCCCTATCCCATAATATCAGCCCTTGAAGGCGTTGGTCCTGGGATCTTGGTAGGAGCATTAACAACGGCCGGAGGATTTTTGGCCTTGCTTAGCGGGGAGCTCTCTGCAATACATGACTTTGGAAAAACCTTGGCAATTGGAATCTTTGCTTCAATGTTTGCGGCCTTTACTGTGACACCGGCCTTACTTCAACTGTTTTATGGAAAAAAGATAAGGGGTGAAGAGAAATGA
- a CDS encoding COG1361 S-layer family protein yields MRKPFGFILGLLLIMSSVNLAVAEEELLFEGYLNKGDSILVGPLVVVLQDVQKDYEENEYKAMILILRDNKVLNMNYTSVKVPNPEKIQKLLTNVTFLYAMAKTLGYNTANPIELAQFYLWLNSASQKEILDAVFKTVEEHPELGISKEDLLMTITYPNIELVGENETIEVEVDGEKVTITALQIYPNGAKISISGPSEWKASMIPAYLRAWAETPKKVRPGDEITIKVHIKNEGALKAKFITVVVSPTPVSFVPSSGGAEAIAQIASQSGVVQSVLLPVDSAVKYIEYLDGKEEKVVEFRFKVNENIDPGIYPLYISLAYYVQTGEKLQMLQGFDYFSVSVIREGEATFEIENVEKPEVVHPGEDFEITVDLRNVGLEPAKEILVDLSPSLEFQKGAILIDNATKQHFTYTINTNRVMRYTFRLHVSEDASTGSYPLRLKVSYYSGDSKDQREQTFDFSIQVVRRNQAFVEIESVEMDPKAIEPGDEFVLRVKVKNVGDETAKAFSFRIEPSEVNAPGEVTKVDLSALQNLPVQGSQSLSENLQLVLNQLMEQLARENINAFLPIGEDNTKYLSKLGPGEERVLEFHLKASERLENGVYPLKVSLEYLSTPNDDKLTDERLIGVPVLGREHIIISKVSTSPSRVLSGTNNVEINFEIENIGTGSARYVILKPMPEDPFELSETSEQIINIGTLRQGDSAKATFKVNVKEDARGGTYEIPVKIEYKDASGNTKEDIIKIPIIVNEKPKITVEKVSFDKTPMQGEEVLVHIKVKNIGGEQAENVIIEGVVKADQPFTLSKRSDYIGTLDPGQEGEGVLELSIANDAIPKDYTIQVRIRAVGDKESGDDNVYIFEESITIPVKENTKTKSSLRTFGVIVGILALVVILWTYRKGKKK; encoded by the coding sequence ATGAGGAAACCCTTTGGATTTATACTGGGACTATTGCTAATCATGAGTAGCGTTAATCTTGCTGTAGCAGAAGAAGAACTCCTCTTTGAGGGCTACCTTAACAAGGGAGACTCAATACTTGTGGGTCCGCTTGTAGTTGTCCTTCAAGATGTCCAGAAAGACTATGAAGAGAACGAATACAAAGCCATGATTTTGATCCTTAGGGATAACAAAGTACTGAACATGAACTACACTTCGGTTAAAGTTCCCAATCCAGAAAAAATACAAAAGCTTCTCACAAACGTCACCTTTCTCTATGCAATGGCAAAGACACTTGGCTATAACACAGCAAATCCCATAGAGCTTGCTCAATTCTATCTCTGGCTCAACAGCGCATCTCAAAAAGAGATTTTAGATGCAGTGTTCAAAACCGTTGAGGAACATCCAGAGCTGGGAATATCTAAAGAAGACTTGTTGATGACGATTACTTACCCAAACATTGAACTCGTAGGGGAAAATGAGACCATAGAAGTGGAAGTTGATGGGGAAAAGGTTACTATTACGGCACTTCAGATTTACCCAAATGGTGCAAAAATAAGTATAAGTGGCCCCTCCGAGTGGAAGGCTTCTATGATACCGGCATACCTCCGGGCATGGGCCGAAACACCAAAAAAGGTGAGACCTGGTGATGAGATCACTATTAAAGTCCATATAAAGAATGAAGGGGCTTTAAAGGCAAAGTTTATCACAGTAGTTGTGTCTCCGACACCTGTATCTTTTGTACCTTCTAGCGGGGGAGCAGAAGCAATAGCTCAGATTGCATCTCAAAGTGGAGTAGTTCAGAGCGTTCTTCTGCCCGTGGATAGTGCCGTGAAATACATAGAATATTTGGATGGAAAAGAAGAAAAAGTTGTTGAATTCAGGTTCAAGGTAAATGAAAACATTGATCCGGGGATTTACCCCCTCTATATTTCGCTTGCATATTATGTCCAGACAGGAGAGAAGTTGCAAATGCTGCAGGGCTTTGATTATTTCTCTGTAAGTGTAATTCGCGAAGGTGAGGCAACTTTTGAAATAGAGAATGTTGAAAAACCGGAAGTAGTTCATCCCGGGGAAGACTTTGAGATAACCGTTGATCTTCGGAATGTTGGTTTAGAACCTGCAAAGGAAATACTTGTTGATCTCTCACCTTCCTTGGAATTCCAGAAGGGAGCAATACTAATTGACAATGCAACAAAACAGCACTTCACTTACACCATAAATACTAACAGAGTTATGAGATACACGTTCAGGCTCCACGTAAGTGAAGACGCATCCACAGGAAGCTATCCGCTGAGGTTAAAGGTCTCATACTACAGCGGCGATTCAAAGGATCAAAGAGAGCAGACGTTTGACTTCTCAATTCAGGTAGTGAGAAGGAACCAGGCATTTGTTGAAATTGAGAGTGTTGAGATGGATCCAAAGGCAATAGAGCCTGGGGACGAATTCGTGCTCAGGGTAAAAGTGAAGAACGTTGGGGATGAAACGGCAAAAGCATTTTCCTTTAGGATAGAGCCGAGTGAAGTCAATGCGCCTGGAGAAGTCACGAAAGTTGACCTCTCTGCTCTCCAGAACCTCCCCGTCCAAGGAAGCCAAAGCCTTAGTGAAAACCTCCAGCTTGTCTTAAACCAGCTAATGGAACAGCTTGCTAGAGAAAACATTAATGCTTTTCTGCCTATCGGAGAAGACAACACAAAATACCTATCTAAATTAGGTCCGGGTGAAGAGAGAGTTCTTGAGTTCCATCTAAAGGCAAGCGAAAGACTTGAGAACGGAGTTTATCCATTAAAAGTTTCGCTGGAATACTTGAGCACACCAAACGATGATAAGCTAACAGACGAGAGACTAATCGGTGTGCCAGTTCTTGGAAGGGAGCACATAATCATTTCAAAGGTTTCAACGTCTCCAAGCAGGGTTTTGTCTGGAACGAACAACGTAGAGATAAACTTTGAGATAGAGAACATCGGCACTGGAAGTGCTCGCTATGTGATTCTAAAGCCCATGCCAGAAGACCCCTTCGAGCTAAGCGAAACAAGTGAACAAATAATAAACATAGGGACTCTACGGCAGGGTGATTCTGCAAAGGCAACATTCAAAGTAAACGTCAAAGAGGATGCAAGAGGGGGGACCTACGAAATTCCGGTAAAAATAGAATACAAAGATGCCTCGGGCAACACTAAGGAGGACATAATTAAGATACCAATAATCGTAAACGAGAAACCAAAAATAACCGTTGAAAAAGTAAGTTTTGACAAAACGCCCATGCAGGGCGAAGAAGTGCTCGTGCACATAAAGGTCAAAAACATCGGTGGAGAGCAGGCTGAAAACGTGATAATAGAAGGTGTCGTAAAAGCTGACCAGCCGTTCACACTCTCAAAAAGATCGGACTACATTGGAACCCTCGATCCAGGCCAGGAAGGAGAAGGCGTCTTGGAGCTAAGCATTGCAAACGATGCTATTCCCAAAGATTACACCATTCAGGTAAGGATTAGAGCAGTTGGTGATAAGGAAAGCGGAGACGACAACGTATACATCTTTGAAGAGTCAATTACGATCCCGGTTAAAGAAAATACAAAGACAAAAAGCAGCTTGAGAACTTTTGGCGTCATAGTGGGAATTTTGGCTTTGGTAGTAATCTTGTGGACATACCGGAAAGGTAAAAAGAAATGA
- a CDS encoding LEA type 2 family protein, producing the protein MRAVGIGKVLGVIGLVIFLWAAYLGYALLTLTPQVKAGWGYVDENTIELDTTVYFGKPLPVSINIEEADLYWAGIEVGTVKDLKVGFLKDSARGVLVLKNQEIVEALKEHIKNGEQSNLEIRVRGSIFGIPIIRGSFSKSLQTDLLSYISNTTIESSGDLIKTPAIEGMPSKWGKVDETGIEILSDVKLYNPNPFSLPLFGIKYNIEANGYQVAQGELIENVVIPANGRATAKIRTIVDTNILPKVIAEHIKRGERSELSLKLVLAVKVLNREIEMPLPEIKKTVETNIVEQLNLALR; encoded by the coding sequence GTGAGAGCTGTGGGAATAGGCAAGGTTCTTGGAGTGATAGGACTTGTAATTTTTCTTTGGGCGGCTTACTTGGGGTATGCACTGCTTACGCTAACTCCTCAAGTAAAGGCTGGATGGGGATACGTGGATGAGAACACGATAGAGCTTGATACAACAGTGTATTTCGGTAAGCCCCTTCCAGTTTCCATAAACATTGAGGAAGCGGATTTATACTGGGCTGGGATAGAAGTAGGTACGGTAAAAGACCTAAAGGTTGGATTTTTAAAGGACAGTGCGAGGGGAGTGCTTGTTCTTAAAAACCAAGAAATTGTTGAAGCTCTAAAGGAACATATAAAAAATGGAGAACAGAGCAACCTTGAGATACGAGTAAGAGGATCAATATTTGGAATCCCGATTATACGGGGAAGCTTCTCAAAATCGCTACAGACAGATTTGCTCTCCTACATCAGCAACACAACAATAGAAAGCTCCGGAGACTTAATAAAAACGCCAGCAATCGAAGGAATGCCCTCCAAGTGGGGAAAAGTTGATGAAACCGGAATTGAGATTTTGAGCGATGTAAAGCTCTACAATCCAAATCCCTTTTCCCTGCCTCTTTTTGGAATCAAGTACAACATAGAGGCCAATGGATACCAAGTAGCTCAAGGGGAACTCATTGAGAATGTTGTAATTCCAGCTAATGGTAGAGCTACGGCAAAAATAAGGACAATAGTCGACACGAACATTCTCCCCAAGGTAATCGCGGAGCATATAAAGAGGGGAGAACGGAGTGAACTATCCTTAAAGCTCGTCTTGGCTGTGAAAGTGCTCAACCGCGAAATAGAAATGCCGCTTCCAGAGATAAAGAAAACCGTTGAGACAAACATAGTCGAGCAGTTGAACTTAGCCCTTAGATGA
- a CDS encoding DUF3201 domain-containing protein yields MKLIEIHNHLNRIWSEIFRLNEVLREKLRPLGFKVEPVEEVFNAYIFLEGEWREMVYPHPAFEIKPQGEVGATIQSFYFVFAIPKEKITRDFVFEFLKKFLQSYIYGTENFLEDIYNHNSPRNPEEVYREIEKSQEEVFQFEVEAKDSEELENKLFEFIELAKKYKVLDL; encoded by the coding sequence ATGAAACTGATTGAAATTCACAATCATTTAAACAGAATCTGGAGCGAGATTTTTAGGCTGAATGAAGTGTTGAGAGAAAAGCTTAGACCTCTAGGCTTTAAAGTAGAGCCTGTAGAGGAAGTCTTCAATGCTTATATTTTCCTTGAGGGTGAATGGAGAGAGATGGTCTATCCCCATCCAGCTTTTGAGATAAAGCCTCAGGGAGAAGTTGGAGCGACGATTCAGAGCTTTTACTTTGTGTTTGCTATCCCCAAGGAGAAAATAACCAGAGACTTTGTCTTTGAGTTCCTCAAGAAATTCCTGCAAAGCTATATTTATGGAACAGAGAACTTTTTGGAGGACATATACAATCACAATTCTCCTAGAAACCCCGAGGAAGTTTACAGAGAAATAGAAAAAAGCCAAGAAGAGGTCTTCCAGTTCGAAGTTGAGGCCAAAGATAGTGAAGAACTTGAAAACAAGCTCTTTGAATTTATAGAGCTGGCGAAAAAGTATAAAGTCCTTGATCTATAG
- a CDS encoding RsmB/NOP family class I SAM-dependent RNA methyltransferase codes for MYKEAFPEELQKYYYNLFGAEAEEIMKKLREPVEKYYIRVNTLKISREKLMEELRKEGLKPKRSPYLEEGIYFEREGPNFPDDYEPNLPRVVANKFAAESVYQGAHLYAPGVLKADKGIKEGDEVQIRDPRGLLVGIGIARMSAKEMIISTRGIAVEVTLPKFKLPSLNELKAYEKGYFYAQSLPSMLVAHILEPKEEDLIVDMAAAPGGKTSHIAQLLENRGEIIAIDKSKNRLAKMEKELKRLGVKNVKLVHMDSRNLPDLGIKADKILLDAPCTALGVRPKLWETKTPKDIEATARYQRHFINAAIKSLKKGGVLVYSTCTLSYEENEGNVLYMIKKGLKLEEQKIFIGSPGLGIGEVQRFYPHKHLTQGFFIAKLRKVS; via the coding sequence ATGTACAAGGAAGCGTTTCCAGAAGAGCTGCAAAAATACTACTACAACCTTTTTGGGGCAGAAGCTGAGGAGATAATGAAAAAGCTGAGAGAGCCGGTAGAGAAGTACTACATACGGGTCAACACGCTTAAAATAAGCAGAGAGAAGCTCATGGAGGAGCTTAGAAAAGAAGGGCTGAAGCCAAAGAGGAGTCCTTACCTTGAAGAGGGAATATACTTTGAGAGGGAAGGGCCGAATTTTCCCGACGATTACGAGCCCAACTTACCGAGGGTAGTTGCAAATAAATTTGCAGCCGAGAGTGTTTACCAAGGGGCACACCTTTACGCTCCGGGTGTTCTAAAGGCAGATAAGGGAATAAAGGAAGGAGATGAAGTTCAGATCAGAGACCCGCGGGGGCTTCTTGTTGGTATAGGGATTGCGAGGATGAGTGCCAAGGAAATGATAATTTCTACGCGGGGAATAGCGGTTGAAGTAACCCTTCCAAAATTCAAGCTGCCGAGCTTAAATGAATTAAAAGCCTATGAGAAGGGCTATTTCTATGCACAAAGTCTTCCTTCTATGCTCGTTGCCCATATTTTGGAACCAAAGGAAGAGGACCTCATAGTTGACATGGCAGCTGCCCCCGGAGGAAAAACTTCCCACATAGCTCAGCTCCTTGAAAACAGGGGGGAGATAATAGCAATAGACAAATCGAAAAATCGGCTTGCCAAAATGGAGAAAGAGCTTAAGAGGCTTGGCGTGAAAAACGTCAAGCTTGTCCACATGGATTCAAGAAATCTGCCAGACCTTGGAATTAAGGCAGACAAAATCCTCTTGGATGCCCCATGTACAGCGTTAGGGGTACGACCGAAGCTCTGGGAGACGAAAACGCCAAAGGACATTGAGGCAACGGCAAGGTACCAGAGACATTTCATAAATGCCGCAATAAAGAGCCTCAAAAAGGGCGGAGTGCTTGTTTATTCTACATGTACTCTAAGCTATGAGGAAAATGAAGGAAACGTGCTGTACATGATAAAGAAAGGTCTAAAACTTGAAGAGCAGAAAATCTTTATAGGCTCACCTGGGTTGGGAATAGGTGAAGTGCAGCGCTTCTATCCCCACAAGCATCTTACCCAAGGCTTCTTTATTGCAAAACTAAGGAAGGTGAGCTGA
- a CDS encoding flippase-like domain-containing protein produces MKKRDSLLIFVGIVVIALLIWWAGIKETLNLLKEVKLEYLLLALLMQILATLAWAFRWRIFLKRAGVKVQVKDIVMATIVGIFANNLTPGARAGGEPARMYLITKKSSSGYGQVFATIMADRILDVIPVLLFTLVAFKYALSLKVKLLLSVLSISTVVLLLIVTTSLLVSLNEALAFKVLNKIASLVRRIFPEKFGGMEETLEDKLKKSIIDFRNTFLELSKDPIVLGKTLFYSLALWTLMLFRTYFVFESIGYHLEIQKILMVQMAGIALGMISILPGGVGITEAVNSALYLSLRIDKSLAVTATILDRFISFWLPTIIGGGLSVYLGAKLSKGKV; encoded by the coding sequence ATGAAAAAAAGAGACTCCCTCCTAATCTTTGTAGGGATTGTAGTTATAGCGCTGCTCATATGGTGGGCTGGAATAAAGGAAACGTTAAACCTTTTGAAAGAAGTTAAATTGGAATATCTTCTTCTGGCACTGCTTATGCAAATTCTTGCAACCCTTGCATGGGCTTTTAGGTGGAGAATATTCCTAAAGAGGGCTGGAGTGAAAGTTCAAGTAAAAGACATTGTAATGGCCACTATAGTGGGAATATTTGCAAACAACCTAACTCCCGGCGCCAGGGCAGGTGGAGAGCCAGCTAGGATGTACCTAATAACCAAGAAGTCAAGCAGTGGTTATGGGCAGGTGTTTGCAACTATAATGGCCGATAGGATTTTGGACGTCATTCCGGTTCTGCTTTTTACCCTTGTTGCCTTCAAGTACGCCCTCTCGTTAAAGGTAAAGCTTCTGCTGTCCGTTCTATCTATCTCAACTGTAGTGCTTCTTTTGATAGTGACTACAAGTCTTCTGGTTTCTTTGAACGAGGCCTTGGCTTTTAAAGTACTTAACAAAATAGCCAGCCTTGTAAGACGCATATTCCCGGAGAAGTTTGGAGGGATGGAAGAGACACTTGAAGACAAGCTTAAAAAATCCATAATAGACTTTAGAAATACTTTTCTGGAACTTTCCAAAGATCCAATTGTGTTGGGCAAGACACTGTTCTATTCTTTAGCTCTCTGGACATTAATGCTTTTCAGAACGTACTTTGTCTTTGAGAGCATTGGATATCACCTTGAAATTCAAAAAATCCTGATGGTTCAGATGGCTGGTATTGCTCTTGGAATGATAAGCATCCTCCCCGGTGGTGTTGGAATAACAGAGGCAGTTAATTCAGCCCTCTATCTTAGTCTGAGAATTGATAAGAGCCTCGCCGTAACTGCAACTATCTTAGATAGGTTTATATCTTTCTGGCTCCCAACAATTATTGGAGGGGGATTGAGCGTTTATCTTGGTGCAAAGCTAAGCAAAGGTAAGGTGTGA
- a CDS encoding NAD(+) kinase, with translation MKFGIAARRDREEALKLAYRVYDFLKVSGYEVYVDEEAHEHFPYFSLEDVIPLEKMDVDMMIAIGGDGTVLRVEHKTPKEIPILAINMGTLGFLAEVEPAETFFAISRVLEGDYFIDERMKLRTFVEGFDNIPDALNDVAILTGIPGKITHLKYYIDGELAEEIRADGLIISTPTGSTAYALSAGGPLVDPRLHAILLVPLAPVALTARPLVVPDSSSIDIEVLTERDIVLTVDGQFYTQLPPHLKIRIEKSPRKTKFVRFSKRIYPRYTLKIKKKF, from the coding sequence ATGAAGTTTGGAATCGCAGCCCGAAGGGATCGTGAGGAAGCCCTAAAGCTTGCTTATAGGGTATACGACTTTCTCAAAGTTAGCGGTTACGAGGTTTACGTTGATGAGGAAGCTCATGAGCACTTCCCCTATTTCTCTCTCGAAGATGTTATCCCCCTTGAGAAAATGGACGTTGATATGATGATAGCTATCGGGGGAGATGGAACGGTTCTAAGAGTGGAACATAAAACTCCCAAAGAAATTCCTATCTTGGCGATAAACATGGGTACTTTGGGCTTTTTAGCTGAAGTAGAGCCCGCTGAAACTTTTTTTGCTATTTCAAGGGTCTTAGAAGGGGATTATTTTATAGACGAAAGGATGAAGCTTAGGACTTTTGTAGAAGGGTTTGACAACATACCCGATGCACTTAATGATGTGGCCATCTTGACCGGAATTCCCGGTAAGATAACCCACCTCAAATATTACATTGATGGGGAGCTTGCTGAGGAAATAAGGGCTGATGGGCTGATAATATCAACGCCTACTGGCTCAACTGCCTATGCCCTTTCTGCTGGGGGTCCTTTGGTTGACCCTCGCTTGCATGCCATCCTCTTAGTCCCCTTGGCTCCAGTTGCCCTTACGGCAAGACCTCTCGTTGTCCCTGACTCTTCGTCAATCGACATAGAAGTATTGACGGAAAGGGATATCGTTCTTACCGTTGATGGGCAGTTTTACACACAACTTCCTCCTCACTTGAAAATAAGGATTGAAAAGTCTCCAAGAAAAACAAAGTTTGTGAGGTTCTCAAAGAGGATTTACCCCAGGTACACCCTGAAGATAAAGAAGAAGTTCTAG
- a CDS encoding bifunctional N(6)-L-threonylcarbamoyladenine synthase/serine/threonine protein kinase, translating into MIALGIEGTAHTLGIGIVSEEKVLANVFDTLTTEKGGIHPKEAAEHHAKLLKPLLKKALKEAKISIEDVDVIAFSQGPGLGPALRVVATAARALAIKYNKPIVGANHCIAHVEITKMFGVKDPVGLYVSGGNTQVLALEGGRYRVFGETLDIGIGNAIDTFARELGLGFPGGPKIEKLAQKGKKYIELPYAVKGMDLSFSGILTEAVRKYKTGKYKVEDLAYSFQETAFAALVEVTERAVAHTGKEEVVLVGGVAANNRLREMLKIMCEDRGVKFFVPPYDLCRDNGAMIAYTGLRMFKAGIKFDLEETVVKQKFRTDEVEVIW; encoded by the coding sequence ATGATAGCCCTAGGGATTGAAGGCACAGCACACACACTTGGCATAGGAATTGTGAGTGAAGAAAAAGTTCTCGCCAATGTATTTGACACTCTCACGACTGAAAAAGGTGGTATACACCCAAAGGAAGCCGCGGAGCATCATGCAAAACTCCTAAAGCCTCTTCTAAAAAAGGCTCTCAAAGAGGCTAAAATTAGCATTGAAGACGTAGATGTAATTGCCTTTTCTCAGGGGCCGGGGTTAGGGCCAGCTTTGAGAGTTGTGGCAACGGCTGCGAGAGCTTTGGCTATAAAGTACAACAAACCCATTGTTGGAGCTAACCACTGCATCGCCCACGTGGAAATTACAAAAATGTTTGGAGTAAAAGACCCAGTTGGCCTATATGTAAGCGGCGGAAACACCCAAGTGCTAGCATTAGAAGGCGGTAGGTACAGGGTTTTTGGAGAAACTCTGGACATAGGCATAGGCAACGCCATAGATACCTTTGCCAGAGAGCTCGGCTTAGGGTTCCCAGGGGGGCCTAAGATAGAAAAGCTCGCTCAAAAAGGGAAAAAGTACATTGAGCTCCCCTATGCGGTTAAAGGCATGGACTTAAGTTTTTCTGGAATTTTGACGGAGGCCGTTAGAAAGTACAAGACCGGGAAATATAAGGTTGAGGATTTAGCGTATTCCTTCCAGGAAACAGCTTTCGCCGCTTTGGTTGAAGTCACAGAGAGAGCCGTTGCACACACAGGGAAAGAGGAAGTCGTCCTCGTGGGAGGAGTTGCAGCAAACAACCGCCTGAGAGAAATGCTCAAAATAATGTGCGAGGATAGAGGAGTTAAATTCTTTGTCCCCCCATACGATTTGTGCAGGGATAACGGAGCGATGATAGCTTATACTGGCTTGAGAATGTTCAAAGCGGGCATAAAGTTTGACCTTGAAGAGACAGTCGTCAAGCAGAAGTTTAGAACTGACGAAGTAGAGGTAATCTGGTAG